The genome window CGCGCACGTGGGTGGCCCCCAGCGCAATCGCCCGCTCGAAATCGGCGCTCATCCCCATGCTCAGGCCGGTCAGCCCGTTGCGCTCGGCCATGTTGGCGAGCAGGGCAAAATGCAGGCTCGGCTCCTCCTCGACAGGGGGGATGCACATGAGCCCCTTCACCGGCAGCGAGAGCATCCGGCATTCGGCAATGAAGCCGTCGACCTCGCCGGGCAGGCAGCCCGCCTTCTGCGCCTCCTCGCCGGTGTTCACCTGGATGAACAGCTCGGGGCAGCGGCCCAGCTCGTCGGCAAGGCGGGCGATGGTGGCGGCGATCTTGGGGCGGTCGACGGTGTGGATCGCGTCGAACAGCTCCATCGCGCCCCGGGCCTTGTTGCTCTGCAACGGCCCGATCAGGTGCAGATCGACCCCTTCGAAGCGCTCGCGGAAGCCCGGCCACTTGCCCTGTGCCTCCTGCACCCGGTTCTCGCCAAAGCAGCGGTGGCCTTGCTCCAGCACCGCCTCGACCCGCGCATCGGGCTGCACCTTGGAGACGGCGATCAGGGTCACCTCCTCCGCCGTCCGGCCTGCCGCCTCTGCGGCTGCGGCCACCTTCGCGCTGATATCCTCAAGCCCCATCCGGCACCAATCCTTCTTCTTCCAGCGCCGCGATCAACGGCTTGATCTCATCGCCATACCGCTCCCAGGCCCGGGCCGAGGAGGTATAGATCGGCTGGCGCACCTGCGCGATCGACAGGGTGCTTACCCTTTGTTTCTGTTTGTAGAATTCAAGGCACTGGTCTTCCCACTCCAGCCCCGCGGCGGCCACCAGGCGCGGCGCCTCGGCCTCCGGGTCGGCCACCAGCGCCTCGTAGCTGACCTCGGTGAACAGCCCCGGCGCACGCTCGCGCCAGAAGTCCATCATCTCGCGGTGGACCTTGAGGTAATGCACCATGTCGGCGATCCGGTAGGCGTATTTGTGGGTGCCCTCGGCAAAGACGTTCTTGAAGATCGACAGCAGGTTGTCGCGCGGGTCGCGGCGCATCACGATGATGCG of Oceanicola sp. 502str15 contains these proteins:
- a CDS encoding YggS family pyridoxal phosphate-dependent enzyme gives rise to the protein MGLEDISAKVAAAAEAAGRTAEEVTLIAVSKVQPDARVEAVLEQGHRCFGENRVQEAQGKWPGFRERFEGVDLHLIGPLQSNKARGAMELFDAIHTVDRPKIAATIARLADELGRCPELFIQVNTGEEAQKAGCLPGEVDGFIAECRMLSLPVKGLMCIPPVEEEPSLHFALLANMAERNGLTGLSMGMSADFERAIALGATHVRVGSAIFGDRLAPQGDA